A window of Ruania suaedae contains these coding sequences:
- a CDS encoding sulfatase-like hydrolase/transferase, with the protein MTRATPEQPPHILLIMTDQQRAGYTRGSGFALDTMPFCDALAAEGCVFPGAYTTAPACVPARESLLTGRWPSAHRVTQNSNAAHAWYDTDLLEVLREAGYRLSFTGKPHMHPGANDFDHFAGPYFHAGGPVRDRAHGDFDAWLDELDFGVATEATPFPLESQLPYRIVSDAIADLDAAAEREGPQFLWASFPEPHNPFQVPEPYFSLFAEEEIPPRAHGPEAARAKGGHWRWLQELFEEKRPGYDGQWRRYRANYCGMLRLLDDQIRRLVEHARARLDGEVLVIVVSDHGDYTGDFGLQRKGAGLPECLVRVPLFFSGAGVAPGQVREELVSIADLMPTLCALVAASLPDGVQGRDLLPLLRGGPAPKEEFDSIYAESGFGGLMYESSERPPLHFPYEGPTIDSLNSVTQSGRSRMLRRGDHKLVLHSNNTGELYDLAADPGEVVNLIDDPAYAEFRHELLWRLAQWMLRLQDELPRGIYTPKTVPHNWTMSPS; encoded by the coding sequence ATGACGCGCGCCACGCCGGAACAGCCGCCGCACATCCTGCTGATCATGACCGACCAGCAGCGCGCCGGGTACACCCGCGGCTCCGGGTTCGCGCTGGACACGATGCCGTTCTGTGACGCCCTGGCGGCCGAGGGCTGCGTCTTCCCCGGCGCCTACACGACGGCGCCTGCGTGCGTGCCGGCGCGCGAGAGCCTGCTCACCGGCCGGTGGCCCTCCGCACACCGGGTGACCCAGAACAGCAACGCCGCGCACGCCTGGTACGACACGGACCTGCTCGAGGTGCTGAGAGAGGCCGGCTATCGGCTCAGCTTCACCGGCAAGCCCCACATGCATCCCGGCGCAAACGACTTCGACCACTTCGCCGGGCCGTACTTCCATGCCGGCGGTCCGGTGCGCGATCGCGCGCACGGCGACTTCGATGCGTGGCTCGACGAGCTCGACTTCGGGGTGGCGACCGAGGCGACGCCCTTCCCGCTCGAGAGCCAGCTGCCGTACCGGATCGTCAGCGATGCGATCGCCGACCTGGATGCGGCCGCTGAGCGCGAGGGCCCGCAGTTCCTCTGGGCCTCGTTCCCGGAGCCCCACAACCCGTTCCAGGTGCCCGAGCCCTATTTCAGCCTGTTCGCCGAGGAGGAGATCCCCCCGCGTGCGCACGGTCCGGAGGCGGCCCGCGCCAAGGGTGGTCACTGGCGGTGGCTGCAGGAGCTCTTCGAGGAGAAGCGACCCGGTTACGACGGGCAGTGGCGGCGCTACCGCGCGAACTACTGCGGGATGCTCCGGCTGCTCGATGACCAGATCCGGCGTCTCGTCGAGCACGCTCGCGCGCGGCTCGACGGGGAGGTGCTGGTGATCGTCGTCAGCGACCACGGCGACTACACCGGTGACTTCGGCCTGCAGCGCAAGGGGGCGGGGCTGCCGGAGTGCCTGGTGCGGGTGCCGCTGTTCTTCTCCGGAGCCGGGGTCGCGCCCGGTCAGGTGCGCGAGGAGCTGGTCTCCATCGCCGACCTGATGCCCACCCTGTGCGCACTGGTGGCCGCGAGCCTTCCCGACGGCGTCCAAGGCCGCGACCTGCTGCCCCTCCTTCGGGGCGGGCCCGCCCCGAAGGAGGAGTTCGACTCCATATACGCCGAGAGCGGCTTCGGAGGGCTGATGTATGAGTCCTCCGAACGGCCGCCCCTGCACTTCCCGTACGAGGGGCCGACCATCGACTCGCTGAACTCGGTGACCCAGAGCGGTCGCTCACGGATGCTCCGGCGAGGCGATCACAAGCTCGTCCTGCACAGCAACAACACCGGTGAGCTGTACGACCTGGCCGCCGATCCCGGCGAGGTGGTCAATCTGATCGACGATCCTGCCTACGCAGAGTTCCGCCACGAGCTGCTGTGGCGATTGGCGCAATGGATGCTCCGTCTCCAGGACGAGCTCCCGCGCGGCATCTACACACCCAAGACGGTCCCCCACAACTGGACGATGAGCCCGAGCTGA
- a CDS encoding ABC transporter substrate-binding protein, which produces MSTTRITGRATSGRMPLGRRQFLGASGAGALATVLASCTGGGQSSQEETGGGGDGTLQWWDQFRPLTQMLEQDLFDPYTQDNPDITIERRELAAADLGQALQVARRSNQLPDVHSLAGLDAAPAALVSEGWFQPISDFADFASSPVADQIFDGLHRFNGDVYAVPLFSSRQHATIPWYNAELLEQAGVDPEDEPVTWDDLRAVARQVRDNTDAHGIFLPAQNPNYLNAIVVQLAMTAGAPGEIDWRTGEYVQDSDPFVQAFEFLLSLQQDELIHPSSPAMIPRDATARWAAGEGAIYPWGPWFIGDLASESPDVVERGLGCWSIPRPDSQMRSVRSGPAGGVFWVSTDSAQPEAAAELLLRMTQEDFQAALATAMDQPPALLDAVETADVHPAYRDMVARFAEDVRIAPAPEIGHPEAWRVLAEMRPVEPGIGTILQSALSGEDLDVAAELRTYREAMSAERERALEVVQGEGAEVDQEAWVFSNWDPETDYAIEDYDAR; this is translated from the coding sequence ATGAGCACAACACGAATCACCGGCCGCGCCACCTCAGGGCGGATGCCGCTGGGCCGCCGTCAGTTCCTCGGGGCCTCGGGCGCCGGAGCCCTGGCCACTGTTCTCGCCAGCTGCACGGGCGGTGGTCAGAGTTCCCAGGAGGAGACCGGCGGGGGCGGTGACGGCACCCTGCAGTGGTGGGACCAGTTCCGTCCGCTGACCCAGATGCTCGAACAGGATCTCTTCGATCCCTACACGCAGGACAACCCCGACATCACGATCGAGCGGCGCGAGCTGGCCGCGGCCGACCTGGGGCAGGCGCTGCAGGTGGCGCGCCGGAGCAATCAGCTGCCGGATGTGCACTCGCTGGCGGGGCTGGACGCGGCGCCGGCGGCGCTGGTGAGCGAGGGCTGGTTCCAGCCGATCAGCGACTTCGCCGATTTCGCCTCCAGTCCGGTGGCCGATCAGATCTTCGACGGCCTGCACCGCTTCAACGGCGACGTCTATGCGGTGCCGCTGTTCTCCTCCCGCCAGCACGCCACGATTCCCTGGTACAACGCCGAGCTGCTCGAACAGGCCGGGGTCGACCCGGAGGACGAGCCGGTGACCTGGGACGACCTGCGCGCGGTCGCACGGCAGGTCCGGGACAACACCGATGCCCACGGCATCTTCCTGCCCGCCCAGAATCCGAACTACCTCAATGCGATCGTGGTTCAGCTGGCGATGACGGCCGGAGCGCCGGGCGAGATCGACTGGCGCACGGGGGAGTACGTGCAGGACTCCGACCCGTTCGTGCAGGCGTTCGAGTTCCTCCTCTCGCTGCAGCAGGACGAGCTCATCCACCCGTCGTCGCCGGCGATGATCCCGCGCGACGCCACCGCCCGGTGGGCCGCCGGTGAGGGGGCCATCTACCCGTGGGGCCCGTGGTTCATCGGCGACCTCGCCTCCGAGTCACCCGACGTGGTCGAGCGCGGCCTCGGATGCTGGTCGATCCCGCGCCCGGACTCGCAGATGCGCTCGGTCCGCTCCGGCCCGGCCGGCGGGGTCTTCTGGGTCTCGACCGACTCCGCCCAACCCGAGGCAGCGGCGGAACTGCTGCTGCGGATGACGCAGGAGGACTTCCAGGCCGCGCTCGCCACCGCGATGGACCAGCCGCCCGCCCTGCTGGATGCCGTGGAGACGGCGGATGTGCACCCGGCCTACCGCGACATGGTGGCCCGATTCGCCGAGGATGTCCGCATCGCACCGGCACCCGAGATCGGCCATCCGGAGGCCTGGCGGGTCCTGGCGGAGATGCGGCCGGTCGAACCCGGCATCGGCACGATCCTGCAGTCGGCGCTCAGCGGTGAGGACCTCGACGTCGCGGCCGAGCTGCGCACCTACCGGGAGGCGATGAGCGCCGAGCGTGAGCGCGCCCTCGAGGTGGTGCAGGGCGAGGGTGCGGAGGTGGACCAGGAGGCGTGGGTCTTCTCCAACTGGGATCCCGAGACGGACTACGCGATTGAGGACTATGACGCTCGCTGA
- a CDS encoding carbohydrate ABC transporter permease: MVAALEERRELRSTPRPAKLGVWRRLRRDWWIYLFLLPTVAGYGAYTVYPLVASWWFAFLDWPGFADAGTFIGIENFERLAADDLFWNAFKNSFLFLILAVPARVGLALLLAILLNRKRTPFKGLLRTLFFLPVVTTGAIIGVVFTLLLDAGGPISVAMVGMGLLDSPANFVASTDTSLLAGVAVWVWKWLGITMIYWLAALQTIPQEVHEAAMIDGARPVQEFTRITLPLLIPFLVIITLIDTVGALNVFDLMYTMTGGGPSFSSEVIEIFIFRTAFGATVPQLGYASAAAVLFGLLTMGIAVAQAVGLRWARRATGAMK, from the coding sequence ATGGTGGCCGCTCTGGAAGAACGCCGGGAACTGCGGTCCACGCCCCGTCCGGCCAAGCTCGGCGTGTGGCGTCGGTTGCGTCGGGATTGGTGGATCTACCTGTTTCTGCTGCCGACGGTGGCCGGGTACGGGGCGTACACGGTCTACCCGTTGGTGGCCTCGTGGTGGTTCGCGTTCCTGGACTGGCCGGGGTTTGCTGATGCGGGCACGTTCATCGGGATCGAGAACTTCGAGCGGCTTGCTGCTGACGATCTGTTCTGGAACGCGTTCAAGAACTCGTTCCTCTTCCTGATATTGGCGGTCCCGGCCCGAGTGGGATTGGCGTTGCTCCTGGCGATCCTGCTGAACCGGAAGCGGACCCCGTTCAAGGGGCTGCTGCGCACGCTGTTCTTCCTGCCGGTGGTGACCACCGGGGCGATCATCGGGGTGGTGTTCACCCTGCTGCTCGATGCCGGTGGCCCGATCAGTGTGGCGATGGTGGGGATGGGGTTGCTGGACTCCCCGGCCAACTTCGTCGCCAGCACCGACACCTCGCTGCTGGCAGGGGTGGCGGTGTGGGTGTGGAAGTGGTTGGGGATCACGATGATCTACTGGCTGGCCGCGTTGCAGACCATCCCGCAGGAGGTCCACGAGGCGGCGATGATCGATGGCGCCCGCCCGGTCCAGGAGTTCACCCGGATCACGTTGCCGCTGCTGATCCCGTTCCTGGTGATCATCACCCTCATCGACACCGTCGGTGCGCTGAACGTCTTCGACCTGATGTACACGATGACGGGCGGTGGACCCTCGTTCTCCTCGGAAGTGATCGAGATCTTCATCTTCCGCACCGCCTTCGGGGCCACCGTGCCCCAGCTGGGGTATGCCTCAGCCGCAGCAGTGCTGTTCGGGCTATTGACCATGGGCATCGCCGTCGCCCAGGCAGTAGGCCTGCGGTGGGCCCGCCGAGCCACAGGAGCCATGAAATGA
- a CDS encoding carbohydrate ABC transporter permease, translated as MTTTPVSTSKLRGLRPDRPDSLRVLIRRPGSLMVFAGLVVLALIWIYPFIWLVSASLKTQPEIFGSGLGLIPETPVWENYSRAWTVVGFDRYFLNSVIITGGTVALIVVRSALAGYVLGRYDFIGKKLLIGIFLITFFLPEGYTIIPVVQLTDQIGLLNTHLGVILGLGAGGQVAATLLYAGYFRGLPKELEECARLDGAGHIRIFAQIMLPLAWPITATVIILTFLFAWNVYLLPLVFTLSEPALRTLAVGMSAFIGEYSTDWSGLAAAAMISLVPVMAIFIALQRKFVDSIAGAVKQ; from the coding sequence ATGACCACCACGCCCGTGTCCACCTCCAAGCTGCGGGGGCTACGTCCCGATCGCCCCGACAGTCTGCGGGTGTTGATCCGCCGGCCCGGGAGCCTGATGGTCTTCGCCGGGTTGGTAGTGCTGGCGTTGATCTGGATCTACCCCTTCATCTGGCTGGTCTCGGCCTCGTTGAAGACCCAACCGGAGATCTTCGGCTCCGGGCTGGGCCTGATCCCCGAGACTCCAGTCTGGGAGAACTATTCCCGCGCCTGGACCGTGGTCGGGTTCGACAGGTATTTCCTGAACTCGGTCATCATCACCGGCGGGACCGTGGCCTTGATCGTGGTCCGCTCGGCATTGGCGGGGTATGTGCTGGGCCGGTATGACTTCATCGGCAAGAAGCTGCTGATCGGGATCTTCCTGATCACGTTCTTCCTGCCCGAGGGCTACACCATCATCCCCGTGGTCCAGCTCACCGACCAGATCGGGCTGCTCAACACCCATCTCGGCGTCATCCTCGGCCTGGGCGCGGGCGGGCAGGTCGCCGCCACCCTCCTCTACGCCGGCTATTTTCGTGGGCTGCCCAAAGAGCTCGAGGAATGCGCCCGCCTGGACGGGGCCGGACATATCCGCATCTTCGCCCAGATCATGCTCCCCCTGGCCTGGCCCATCACCGCCACGGTGATCATCTTGACGTTCCTGTTCGCGTGGAACGTCTACCTGCTGCCCCTGGTATTCACCCTCTCCGAACCGGCCCTGCGCACCCTCGCGGTCGGGATGAGCGCCTTCATCGGCGAATACTCCACCGACTGGTCGGGCCTGGCCGCCGCCGCCATGATCTCCCTGGTCCCGGTCATGGCCATCTTCATCGCTTTGCAACGCAAATTTGTCGACTCCATCGCCGGAGCAGTCAAACAATGA
- a CDS encoding glycoside hydrolase family 2 TIM barrel-domain containing protein has product MPDRPRMRIGATMLTACALLVPMSIATAVPHGGSAEEDPMTTTTTTVRGQIVDADSGEPIESASVHASRTEAVTSSDADGTFVLQDVPADAALVIAAKEGYTFASTTVGSSVRLELARETDPARAEYPRPDADRRPFTEDAWLTLNGTWSFAFDPDDVGESEGWFDPDHELDRAIRVPFAYQSLAAWGEEELATSETFLSAHAAYQGTVWYQRSFTVPEDFPNDGAVRLRIGAADYGAAVWLDGEAVLPYSGDGFTEISADLGRLRPGSTHTLAIRVEAPSIERETPYPQGKQTGDPPIEGAGEGWFSDAGGIWQSVWIEPYRGARLTQTHVTPELTFEGDSRSPSEAFVTIDVTAEAVRGRPPVIVTITDPDGDVVLNRARVHLEDGRGSVRVPIEDPHLWDTDDPALYTADFRLLNQDGVRTSFGMRSIERDWAPGQDGEYQYIYLNNRPLYIRGVLDQGYNPWGLYTYTGETAGPDLQTGTEAEPGRGSMLTDLRNARDLGFNVVRHHLKVNEPAYYHWADRTGMLIWYDMPNAGWGSQGDPRSEELFEELLRNTLNRDHNHPSIVIWTAFNESWGLNEQPFQQPIAPDAVGYVRRMVDLTRELDPSRLVVDNSPCCQNGHLEGSTDLNDFHFYLDTYDAWKNLLDGIVGQIEPGSSWNFNDGVQEGQPWLNSEFAVKSGQFQHNASLFRSYPELTGYVGVQIAETEQEVQSPFRYDRQPNSPEFLDHEGRARTIGMFQRDDAVALMMPTARTLERGATVDVPVRISHFSDLDLDGAQLRWRVGGYRDDGTWVGEAASGSQTIDPERYTVTDAGTVSVTTPPELRAGYLWFWIEADGETAAEQYLTFDTPVGAGEPGFSPSQVLDQQWSGGAATHGNSDWVSGYGRGYFEYEVDVPEEVRTGQATEATLVMEVASAQPAGRFDRNHITSARRYPATLTVSIDGQELPATLLPDDPNGPLALAGRSRGTPAGDFGNRYGYRIAVPVTADQLGDGDSATIRLASDGGGLSVFGARSGRHGQPPRLVSGDVGVTDERPAHEPVDTRLSVYQAPAQISPETGTGTAMVSVVNDTAETIANVSVELAAPAGWTTGAEAADTIDSLAPGEAQHLAFTVTSGTAFSPGESVALTATASWGDRAIQDVSDSIVAFDPAAYPEVGVSDDFGADTSAEYTPFQPVANRGLPEVTIGSGALRTEADSPYFGLLAHESGPVSDQLVVAVEHGRFGANGITPDSQFLGLVKDEDNYVMAWTGIGGQHGVDVVIDGELTNACCTPGLLSSGDSWAFTLDGNAIAVWVDRGFGWTRLLTTTTQGRIDFTEPGALDGWHYGVGLRSGGVQELGHLEGRSRVTD; this is encoded by the coding sequence ATGCCTGACCGACCCCGCATGCGGATCGGAGCAACGATGCTCACCGCCTGCGCCCTGCTCGTGCCGATGTCGATCGCCACCGCCGTCCCGCACGGCGGGTCCGCGGAGGAGGATCCCATGACCACCACGACGACGACGGTCCGTGGACAGATCGTGGACGCCGACAGTGGCGAGCCCATCGAGTCCGCCTCCGTGCACGCCTCGCGCACGGAGGCCGTCACCAGCTCCGACGCCGACGGCACCTTCGTCCTGCAGGACGTGCCGGCCGACGCGGCCCTGGTGATCGCAGCCAAGGAGGGCTATACGTTCGCCTCCACGACCGTCGGGTCCTCGGTCCGGCTCGAGCTGGCGCGCGAGACCGACCCGGCCCGGGCCGAGTACCCGCGCCCGGATGCCGACCGGCGCCCCTTCACCGAGGACGCGTGGCTCACCCTGAACGGCACCTGGTCCTTCGCGTTCGACCCCGACGACGTGGGGGAGTCCGAGGGCTGGTTCGACCCCGACCACGAGCTGGACCGGGCGATCCGGGTGCCGTTCGCCTACCAGTCCCTGGCCGCCTGGGGCGAGGAGGAGCTCGCCACCAGTGAGACCTTCCTCAGCGCCCACGCCGCCTACCAGGGCACCGTCTGGTACCAGCGCTCCTTCACCGTGCCGGAGGACTTCCCGAACGACGGTGCGGTCAGGCTGCGCATCGGCGCCGCCGACTACGGCGCCGCGGTCTGGCTCGACGGCGAGGCCGTGCTGCCGTACTCCGGCGACGGCTTCACCGAGATCAGCGCCGATCTGGGCAGGCTTCGCCCGGGCTCGACCCACACCCTGGCCATCCGGGTCGAGGCGCCCTCCATCGAGCGCGAGACCCCCTACCCCCAGGGCAAGCAGACCGGCGACCCGCCGATCGAGGGAGCCGGCGAGGGGTGGTTCAGCGACGCCGGCGGCATCTGGCAGTCCGTCTGGATCGAGCCCTACCGCGGAGCACGCCTGACGCAGACGCATGTGACGCCCGAACTGACCTTCGAGGGAGACTCGAGGTCGCCGTCGGAAGCCTTCGTCACGATCGACGTGACCGCCGAGGCCGTCCGTGGGCGCCCACCGGTGATCGTGACCATCACCGATCCGGATGGTGATGTCGTCCTCAACCGGGCGCGCGTGCACCTCGAGGACGGTCGAGGCAGCGTCCGGGTGCCGATCGAGGACCCGCACCTGTGGGACACCGACGATCCCGCGCTCTACACCGCCGACTTCCGGCTGCTGAACCAGGACGGGGTCCGCACCTCCTTCGGGATGCGCAGCATCGAACGCGACTGGGCGCCCGGCCAGGACGGCGAGTACCAGTACATCTACCTCAACAACCGCCCGCTCTACATCCGCGGCGTGCTGGACCAGGGGTACAACCCGTGGGGCCTGTACACCTACACCGGTGAGACGGCCGGCCCGGACCTGCAGACCGGCACCGAGGCCGAACCCGGCCGAGGGTCGATGCTCACGGACCTGCGCAACGCCCGCGATCTCGGGTTCAACGTGGTGCGCCATCACCTCAAGGTCAACGAGCCCGCGTACTACCACTGGGCCGACAGGACCGGCATGCTGATCTGGTACGACATGCCCAACGCCGGCTGGGGCTCCCAGGGCGATCCTCGCTCCGAGGAGCTCTTCGAGGAACTGCTGCGGAATACGCTCAACCGCGATCACAACCACCCCTCGATCGTGATCTGGACGGCGTTCAACGAGTCCTGGGGGCTGAACGAGCAGCCGTTCCAGCAGCCGATCGCCCCGGATGCCGTCGGCTACGTCCGCCGGATGGTCGACCTCACCCGCGAGCTCGACCCCTCCCGGCTCGTGGTCGACAACTCACCGTGCTGCCAGAACGGGCACCTGGAGGGCTCGACCGACCTCAACGACTTCCACTTCTACCTGGACACCTACGACGCGTGGAAGAACCTGCTCGACGGCATAGTCGGCCAGATCGAACCGGGCTCGAGCTGGAACTTCAACGACGGCGTCCAGGAGGGCCAGCCCTGGCTGAACTCCGAGTTCGCCGTCAAGAGCGGGCAGTTCCAGCACAATGCCAGCCTGTTCCGCAGCTATCCCGAGCTGACGGGCTACGTCGGCGTGCAGATCGCCGAGACCGAGCAGGAGGTGCAGAGCCCGTTCCGGTATGACCGGCAGCCGAACTCTCCCGAGTTCCTCGACCACGAGGGCCGGGCCCGCACGATCGGGATGTTCCAGCGCGATGACGCCGTGGCCCTGATGATGCCGACCGCCCGGACCCTCGAGCGCGGCGCCACGGTGGACGTGCCGGTCCGGATCAGCCACTTCAGCGATCTGGACCTCGACGGCGCCCAGCTGCGCTGGCGGGTCGGGGGCTATCGCGACGACGGCACATGGGTGGGTGAGGCCGCGAGCGGGTCGCAGACGATCGACCCCGAGCGGTACACGGTCACCGACGCCGGCACCGTCTCGGTGACCACCCCGCCGGAGCTGCGCGCGGGCTACCTGTGGTTCTGGATCGAGGCCGACGGCGAGACCGCGGCCGAGCAGTACCTCACCTTCGACACCCCGGTGGGCGCCGGCGAGCCGGGATTCTCCCCCTCGCAGGTGCTGGATCAGCAGTGGAGCGGCGGTGCGGCCACCCACGGGAACTCGGACTGGGTGAGCGGCTACGGCCGTGGGTACTTCGAGTACGAGGTGGACGTGCCCGAGGAGGTCCGCACCGGGCAGGCCACGGAGGCGACCCTGGTGATGGAGGTGGCTTCCGCGCAACCGGCCGGACGCTTCGATCGCAACCACATCACCAGTGCCCGCCGCTACCCGGCGACTCTGACCGTCTCGATCGACGGCCAGGAACTGCCGGCGACCCTGCTTCCCGACGATCCGAACGGCCCGCTGGCGCTGGCCGGACGTTCGCGTGGTACGCCGGCCGGTGATTTCGGCAACCGGTACGGCTACCGGATCGCCGTCCCCGTCACCGCCGATCAGCTCGGCGACGGCGACAGCGCCACGATCCGGCTCGCGAGTGACGGCGGGGGCCTGTCGGTCTTCGGCGCCAGGTCCGGCCGGCACGGCCAGCCGCCGAGGCTGGTCAGCGGGGACGTCGGGGTGACCGACGAGCGGCCCGCCCACGAGCCGGTCGACACCCGGCTCTCGGTCTACCAGGCACCTGCGCAGATCTCGCCGGAGACCGGGACCGGGACGGCGATGGTCTCCGTGGTCAACGACACGGCGGAGACGATCGCGAACGTGAGCGTGGAGCTGGCAGCGCCTGCGGGGTGGACCACCGGCGCTGAGGCTGCGGACACCATCGACTCCCTGGCACCGGGGGAAGCGCAGCACCTCGCGTTCACCGTGACGAGCGGGACTGCGTTCTCCCCGGGGGAGTCGGTCGCGCTCACCGCGACAGCGAGCTGGGGCGACCGCGCGATCCAGGACGTCTCGGACTCGATTGTCGCCTTCGACCCGGCGGCCTACCCCGAGGTGGGGGTCAGCGACGACTTCGGCGCCGACACCAGCGCGGAGTACACGCCCTTCCAGCCTGTGGCGAACCGGGGGTTGCCGGAGGTGACCATCGGTTCCGGAGCGCTCCGGACGGAGGCCGACAGCCCGTACTTCGGGCTGCTCGCGCACGAGTCCGGGCCGGTGAGTGACCAGCTGGTGGTCGCCGTCGAGCACGGGCGGTTCGGCGCCAACGGCATCACGCCGGACTCGCAGTTCCTCGGGCTCGTCAAGGACGAGGACAACTACGTGATGGCGTGGACCGGCATCGGTGGCCAGCACGGCGTGGACGTGGTGATCGACGGGGAGCTGACGAACGCCTGCTGCACGCCGGGCCTGCTCTCGTCGGGCGACTCGTGGGCCTTCACCCTGGACGGCAACGCGATCGCCGTCTGGGTCGACCGCGGCTTCGGGTGGACGCGCCTGCTGACCACCACCACCCAGGGCCGGATCGACTTCACCGAGCCCGGCGCGCTCGACGGGTGGCACTACGGTGTCGGCCTACGCAGTGGCGGAGTTCAGGAGCTCGGTCACCTGGAGGGCCGCAGCAGGGTCACCGACTGA
- a CDS encoding enolase C-terminal domain-like protein, with product MHSDQRLTAVEIIDIEVRYPRTIGRNARLGSHGSGFGARAVRLTADAGGSGWGVVEGSARDLEQWAGHRLDELFDPAIGLLEPAAKPLDLALHDLAARTAGVPVFELLGGHGERSVPCYSGAIYFDDLDPEEVPRGIGAVLENCAADWAAGFRAFKLKIGRGARWMEREAGFARDVEVTRAVREHYPGARLLVDVNNGYTPAETVSFLRAVADCNLYWIEEPFHEEAEGLSLVREHLLTTDSPVLIADGEFEPDEEHMVELARSGLVDVMLMDVLSYGLTPWRRLMPLLAELGVAASPHAWGQPLKTAYAAQLAAGLGNVAVVEGVPGATTGVDAGAYRMESGRIVVPDLPGFGLDLVPVA from the coding sequence ATGCACAGCGACCAGCGGCTGACCGCCGTGGAGATCATCGACATCGAGGTCCGGTACCCGCGCACCATCGGACGCAACGCCCGGCTGGGTAGCCACGGGTCGGGGTTCGGCGCCCGTGCGGTGCGGCTGACCGCCGATGCCGGCGGGAGCGGCTGGGGCGTGGTGGAAGGCAGTGCCCGGGACCTGGAGCAGTGGGCCGGACACCGCCTGGACGAGCTCTTCGACCCGGCGATCGGGTTGCTGGAACCCGCGGCGAAGCCCCTGGACCTCGCGCTGCACGATCTGGCGGCGCGCACTGCCGGTGTGCCGGTCTTCGAGCTGCTGGGCGGCCACGGGGAGCGATCCGTGCCCTGCTACTCCGGGGCGATCTATTTCGACGATCTCGATCCCGAGGAGGTGCCGCGCGGTATCGGCGCGGTGCTGGAGAACTGTGCCGCCGACTGGGCCGCGGGGTTCCGCGCCTTCAAGCTCAAGATCGGCCGGGGCGCGCGCTGGATGGAGCGCGAGGCAGGTTTTGCCCGGGACGTGGAGGTCACGCGGGCGGTGCGCGAGCACTATCCGGGCGCCCGCCTCCTGGTCGACGTGAACAACGGGTACACACCGGCCGAGACGGTCTCCTTCCTGCGCGCGGTCGCCGACTGCAACCTGTACTGGATCGAGGAACCCTTCCACGAGGAAGCTGAGGGGTTGAGCCTGGTGCGCGAGCACCTGCTGACCACGGACTCGCCGGTGCTGATCGCCGACGGCGAGTTCGAGCCGGACGAGGAGCACATGGTCGAGCTCGCCCGGTCCGGGCTGGTGGACGTGATGCTCATGGACGTCCTCTCCTACGGCCTGACGCCATGGCGCCGGCTGATGCCGCTGCTGGCCGAGCTCGGGGTGGCGGCGTCGCCGCACGCCTGGGGCCAGCCGCTGAAGACCGCCTATGCCGCGCAGCTGGCCGCGGGGCTGGGCAATGTGGCCGTGGTCGAGGGCGTTCCCGGGGCCACCACCGGTGTCGATGCCGGGGCCTACCGGATGGAGTCGGGGCGGATCGTCGTCCCCGACCTCCCGGGCTTCGGGTTGGATCTGGTGCCGGTGGCGTGA